The Vicinamibacteria bacterium genome includes a region encoding these proteins:
- the raiA gene encoding ribosome-associated translation inhibitor RaiA yields MVIKITGRHVDVPARLKSHIESRVQKIGRYIDGITDVHVTLSTEKYRQIAEVNVHCRGNVHLSAKEASEDIKASVTQAIEKLEAQAKRQTEKRIHKKRRRAARFQGVGTFNVISSERNVSPADRRVVESRRFVIKPLTVEEAVIAIDEEQAEFLVFRNATTDSTNVLYRRPDGNFGLIAPER; encoded by the coding sequence ATGGTGATAAAGATAACCGGCAGGCACGTCGACGTACCCGCCAGGCTGAAATCTCACATCGAATCACGAGTACAGAAGATCGGCCGCTACATCGACGGCATTACCGACGTACACGTCACTTTGTCGACGGAGAAATACCGGCAGATAGCGGAAGTGAACGTCCACTGCCGCGGCAATGTCCACCTCTCCGCCAAGGAGGCTTCGGAGGACATCAAGGCGTCGGTCACCCAGGCGATCGAGAAGCTCGAGGCCCAGGCGAAGAGGCAAACGGAGAAGCGGATTCACAAGAAACGTCGTCGGGCTGCACGTTTCCAGGGAGTGGGCACGTTCAACGTCATCTCCTCGGAGCGGAATGTCTCGCCCGCCGATCGTCGCGTGGTCGAGAGCCGACGGTTCGTGATCAAACCTTTGACGGTGGAAGAAGCGGTGATTGCGATCGACGAGGAGCAGGCGGAGTTCCTCGTGTTCCGCAACGCGACGACCGATAGCACCAACGTGCTCTACC